TTTTCCCAGCTAAGAGAGGAGGCAACGTTTCTTCTGGGATCGACGGGGTCTATAACAATCAAGGGACTTTCCCTTTCTCTTTCCACAGTTTTGTACGCTATTTCCGGCTCCTTCTTTAACCATCCCCCAAGGTCTATTATCTTGCTCCTTGCAAGAAACCCAACACTCTCAAGCAGGTTCATAAAGGAACCGTATTTTATTATCAAAAGCTCCGTTAAATAGCCGGAAAAGCCTCTAACATAAACCTCACTGCCATATGCATTTATCCCTTTCAGAAACTTCTTGAGAAGCCTTACTTCATCGTTTCTCCCGTCTAAGTGCTTTATCACCCACTCTGTGTGGAGTAGGGATCTATCAACGGCAGTCTTTACCTCTCTCCAGCTTTTCACATTGTAGCAAGGTACAATGTCCACATCAAAACCCTTGTAAAAAGCCCTTACATAGGGATGCTCAGCGTAGGCTATTTCGTAACTCTCAAGTCTCTCCCCAATGGCCTTCCCCAGCTCTAGCCCTATTTTCCTCAGCTCCTCAAGTGGAACTTCAGGAGGAAATGCCAAAAAAAGATCCACATCGTGGTCTCCTGATAGGTAGGTGTCCTTCGCTATTGAGCCCACCAAACGAGGGATAACCTCTAAGTCCTTTTTCACTATTTCTTCCTCTGCTATCTCCACTATTTCCCGTGTTACAGCATTGACTAAGGCCCTTTCCTCTTCTGAGGGCTTTATTTTGTCCAGAACTTCCATCAAAAGCTCCATCAATGCTTCACCTAATCCTTCAGCTCAAATCTTGCGAGGGTTTCATAAATGGGCCCCTTTGGTGTTAAGGTGCTCTTCTTGAGCTCTATTGCACCTACCTCAAACTCGCCGAACTCTTCGTTAGAAAGTTCCTTCAATGCCAGCATGAGCTCAACCTTGTCCTTCACGAATTTTACCCTTCCTATTGTTATGTGGGAAACAAAGTCCTCCTCTCGCTTAAAGCCAAGTTTGAAAAGAGCGTTGTCTATTTCCTTTGCCATTTTCCTTATCTCTCCATCGTTCTCCACTCCAGCCCAGATAACTCTGACGTAGTTGTAGTTCGGGAACACTCCTATGCCCTTAACTTTTACCCTGTGCTTCTTGTGCTTTTTGGCTATTCCTTCTAAGAGTTTTTTGATATCCTCTGCCTGCTCCTCGGTTATCTCTCCCAAAAACTTTAGAGTAAGATGGAGGTTTTCCGGCTCAACAAATTTGATTTTTGCAGATTTTGTTTTTTCGATTTTCTCCTGCGCCTCTATGAGTTTTTGTCTAACTTCGTCGTTAATATCAATCGCTATGAACGCCCTCATTCTCTAACCACCACTGGGAACTCTTCCCATGGGAAAACTATCCACTTGTCTGTTCTGAAAACGTAAAAATCAGGCACAACTGAAGTCCACGGCTTCATTGCCAAGCATGCCACTTTGATATCTTTTGCACCTTTCTTCTTTACTTCCTCGATAACAACCTGCAGAGTCTTTCCTGTATCGCTGACATCATCCACTACTACGACTTTCTTTCCTTTTAAGTCCCCGTGGAGCGGGATCGTTATCGTGGGCTTTTCTCCCCTTTCGTCAATACCCTTGTAGAACTTTACGTCGATTACCTTGAACTCAACATCTCCTAAAATGTGACTGAGCCTTACCGCCGGGATAAGTCCACCCCTCGAGACTCCAACGATAACATCAGGCTTGTATCCTCTTAAACTATCAGCAAGTGAGAAGATCGCCCTATCAACCTGCCACCACGTGAGATAGACCTTGTCCATTCTCTCACCCTCCTTTGATATATGGTAGAGTAGAAGAGTTGGAGTTTAAAAACCCAGCGTTTTCAAGTGCTGAGGTTTTAAGCTTTCAATTCTTTTGAAGTCTTATTGGAACTTTATAAAAGAATGGGTGATGGGGGAGAAAGGGGAGTGACCTTTCAGTTCTTTTGAAGTCTTATTGGAACAACGGGCTTTCCGGCGGGAACAAACAAAAAAAGGAGGCCTTTCAATTCTTTTGAAGTCTTATTGGAACGAGGTCGTAACGATTGGAACCTTGAACGTGCCGCTCCACTTTCAATTCTTTTGAAGTCTTATTGGAACCTCAAGCCTATCTTAAACCGTGCTTTCTGTTCCTCCTGTGCCTTTCAATTCTTTTGAAGTCTTATTGGAACAGGGGTGAATTTTCCTTGAAATTCCTTGCAAAGTAATTAGATGGCTTGAATCTTATAAGCTTTTCGTCAAAGGGTCAATAAAACAGCATTTCAAAGCCTCCGATTCCAATGACCAACTAAGAGTTTAGGCTTGTTCCGCAAACGAAAACCTTCAAATTCCCCCATGCACAAAAATGTTCACAAGACTTCCGGGGGAAGGACAAAAGCCCAAACCCAAAACAAAACCACAAAAAAGCATTAAATCCGAAAAGGTCAAACTTCCACTGGGAGGGGATACAAAAGAAGTGCCGGAAATCCCCGGCCCAAAAACCCGAAAAAATTTCGTTACAAAAACCTCAAAATATCATAACTCTTTGTCTGATAATAACCTTCAGTTACTAAAAACATCCAGAGCAACCTTAGAGGCTAAAAATCAAAATATGGACAAAAAAAGAAAGAAAACCCGAAAAAGGAAAAGCTAAACGTGATACAAAGAATCTTCGGCTATTCACTCACGTAGTAGTACTCCCCTATCTCTTTCTGTTCTCTGTCCTTGACGCTTCCTTCTTTATTTGCCCTCGGCCTTCCCGTGTCCGGGTCTCTTCTGAAGGTTATGCCCACGTTTGCTAAAAATCTGTTCATCCCTTCCCTCATTCCCATTGGAGGCAGAGCCCTGCCGTGCTTACTGGGTTCACCCTCGAAGACCATTATGCGGTCGCTTATGTAGTCTATCATCAGCACATCGTGTTCAACCACGAGTGCGGTTTTCTCGTTCTTTTCCATTAAATGCCTTATGGCCCTCGAAACCGCCAACCTCTGCTCGACGTCGAGATAGGCGGAGGGCTCGTCGAGGAGGTATAAATCGGCATCCCTTAACAGACAGGCAGCTATTGCCACCCTTTGCAATTCACCACCGCTTAGGTCGTTTACGGCTCTATCGTAGAGTTCTGGAATTCCCAGGGGATTGAGGAGCTCGGTTTTGTAAAAGTTGCTCATGAGCTTTGCCGCGTCAATCTTGCTTAAGAGCTCATAAACTGTCCCATCATAGT
The Thermococcus sp. 2319x1 DNA segment above includes these coding regions:
- the cca gene encoding CCA tRNA nucleotidyltransferase — its product is MELLMEVLDKIKPSEEERALVNAVTREIVEIAEEEIVKKDLEVIPRLVGSIAKDTYLSGDHDVDLFLAFPPEVPLEELRKIGLELGKAIGERLESYEIAYAEHPYVRAFYKGFDVDIVPCYNVKSWREVKTAVDRSLLHTEWVIKHLDGRNDEVRLLKKFLKGINAYGSEVYVRGFSGYLTELLIIKYGSFMNLLESVGFLARSKIIDLGGWLKKEPEIAYKTVERERESPLIVIDPVDPRRNVASSLSWEKFGVFYFKAKEFVERPGIEFFFPSKAKTGDYKALLKKKGTNLVTLLFPKPELVDDILLPQLERSAKGFEKSLKREGFEVFDLNWGYTERAFIMLEVDRVERSRVILKPGPEFLSERAIDFYSKNQKVWIRGKRLYSEKEVKESIVDVIKDLLIKNQVALGKNLSGVIKNAEILINFVPPELEEEAYLFLSKEKWNIKG
- the thpR gene encoding RNA 2',3'-cyclic phosphodiesterase: MRAFIAIDINDEVRQKLIEAQEKIEKTKSAKIKFVEPENLHLTLKFLGEITEEQAEDIKKLLEGIAKKHKKHRVKVKGIGVFPNYNYVRVIWAGVENDGEIRKMAKEIDNALFKLGFKREEDFVSHITIGRVKFVKDKVELMLALKELSNEEFGEFEVGAIELKKSTLTPKGPIYETLARFELKD
- a CDS encoding phosphoribosyltransferase, with the protein product MDKVYLTWWQVDRAIFSLADSLRGYKPDVIVGVSRGGLIPAVRLSHILGDVEFKVIDVKFYKGIDERGEKPTITIPLHGDLKGKKVVVVDDVSDTGKTLQVVIEEVKKKGAKDIKVACLAMKPWTSVVPDFYVFRTDKWIVFPWEEFPVVVRE